From a single Syngnathus scovelli strain Florida chromosome 2, RoL_Ssco_1.2, whole genome shotgun sequence genomic region:
- the hspg2 gene encoding basement membrane-specific heparan sulfate proteoglycan core protein isoform X2 translates to MGSWTYGLLYLLLSCQLVHVTQASKVWGEVPLPDDSVEQKDVQAAPSLLGDDEDFVADEASGDLPSGEDDGSAPWPPVSESTKYSLDSSYVVNIKSAVEPALIYYRALVNFTDSIVYNPELEDIFSPAFNEISEAVVDTLESEYNRIPGVQTVSVVLIKKIIREYGTDVFVELDVGSDYNSNSEQIRSVLYSVVQNGAIASYVTSVEGFQFRQLGEVRPLPSVEPLAVPVIPGIRPCMPDEHRCGDGTCILMEYLCDNRPDCRDLSDENDCDGRRPFATTPATTTAAVKPPQPPVIPGFCRADQAKCQSGECIPRDYICDGEKDCLDGSDEFQCGTPSPCEPNEFKCRNGRCALKLWRCDGDNDCEDNSDELDCPTKGPDDWCAPEQFECLSDRTCIPASYQCDEEPDCPDGSDEYACTPPSVTSLPESIQVDRGATVTFTCRAVGVPTPIITWRLNWGHIPTSGRISMTSENGYGTLTIRDVKEADQGAYTCEAINAKGLVFGIPDGVLTLTSNPNPGNCPDHHFSVEGRCVPCFCAGLTKNCKSTGRYRNQISLRFTDEEDFKGVNVTYPSRPGIPPLSSTQLLINPEMEEFQLVDLSRRFLNLDSFWTLPRQFLGNKIDSYGGSLKYKVRFIVARGLSELVEKPDVILVGNGRRLIYRRGSSTPAGVVNQREVKFTEDNWQHSNGRQVSREELMMTLANLDSISIRTIYNNHMVSVALSDIVMDTTTVEFSTRGHAKDVEECRCPPGYTGLSCEMCSSGFERVPGGPYLGTCAGCNCNGHASACDPISGHCLSCQHNTEGPQCDKCRVGYFGDPRRGRSDDCKPCPCPYYETSRRFSDTCFLDFDQQPTCDACKPGYTGRRCEKCAPGYQGNPLLPNGKCVLQQTKCDNRGSISSTSRPCSCKNYVAGAQCDECKPGFFHLSENNPEGCLRCFCMGVTKQCASSTWSRDQVRGGVNGQLFTLTNIGNSRTISEGIIQSGSSEVVYRSFSSIPSSIYYWVLPENFRGDKVTAYGGELRYTVRYDPPQRSLVIVGQPDVVLQGNGISLEHYSQSKPLPRVPQTVTVTFRESAWRRADGQPCTREHLLMALADVSALHIRATYADNMAESSISDIKMDVAVPHSTGNERALEVEECACPQGYKGPSCQECDEGYTRTGSGLYLGTCERCDCNGYAGGCDPETGRCLQCQHNTDGPRCERCKTGYYGNPAAGAVQACQPCPCPGTTSNYQFSSTCYLDSDGQPTCGCLPGYTGRRCERCVQGYTGNPLLGEKCVSGNNEVNGNCYNCDPRGSEGCTGGYCRCKMNVEDASCSRCKSGTFHLSQQNKDGCLSCFCMGVTQQCTSSNYYRDLVSTTFSPGNFQGFALVNRQRTDRITTGFTVEISTEGTQLSYSNFDYLGQEPHYWQLPGIFQGDKKDSSFTRLKRAEQGDLRQLDDEVWALLSNFSLQQFPLSSRVPTSSSSSLRNLSLPPRPSGISSSVRRARPRSYSPGQLPHLQTENTVSRTAPRASGAGSKYSLVYKGFSLHQDNVLYWQLPTRFTGDKVGSYGGKLKYTISHVAGPRGTLLEDVDVQIIGNDITLVARQQWQRRQHGSRETQQFEVVFTEEHWRRPDGMPATREHLLMLLADLDDILIRASYYTEMRSSSISDVSMDVAVPNYSGLAQALEVEQCRCPPGYQGLSCQDCAPGYTRTDGGLYLGHCELCECNGHSDSCHPETGICTNCQHHTQGELCEQCASGFFGDPTVGTPEDCQPCACPHTDPDNQFSPTCESLGNGGYQCTACQPGYTGQYCERCAPGYVGNPQERQKCRPRDDAASLVVKVYPDRIRTSQGGSVTLRCQVSVSSPHYFYWSREDGQPISSRADRLRQGAELYFSNVQPSDAGVYICTCRDQRITNRSRAEIIVTGVPTKAIEVTVEEPKAQTIRVGATVNFICTAKSKSPAYTLVWTRLGNGKLPNRAMDFNGILTIQNIQPEDAGVYVCTGSNMYAMDEGNAVLYVPEASQTQMFYTAYEMFEGHRKPAEATQPVATISPSTLTVQQGQRAEFRCTVTGNPNPALEWIGGPGKRMSPRAVIRGNLLTFAAVELADEGEYSCKALNTHGEHTARVSLFVRRSNPNGLGTVPQVQVSPQNIDAHEGDTLRLYCRASGSPTAKLTWLKNGGQIPPQAVPSHGFQQFKSNSVDVLHRRVEELQASTDRTDIGTLLIPNVKVSDSGTYMCVGSNSVGSNSAPIKVSVLKVDQSSSIVRIQPSEADVHEGHNVYLNCIVSGNPPPRVTWMRAGGSLSSNHQVVGSQLRILSATSEDSGEYICQVQSTPGSQIHRATVSVSVTSSSSRLQSPIIAIEPHTAAVRVGESASFRCKVYSGAQPVRLEWKLSANQPLPDNVRVSPDGSVITIANAKPMNHGAYRCVASNPFGITHTIVSLIVKEPPVAIVTPVGPVHIRVGEPINLDCQASGEPRPSVTWHRLDNNRKIKLSSPAPAESNAVMQILVARPEDSGTYVCIARNNDDSTETRVEVIVQGGTQLPSVPRVIVPEPLMIVVEGQTATLRCEAHGFPAPTITWSKLRSSLPWRHKVVDNSLVLSNVGRQDSGEYICSAVNNMGTTEVTVTLEVETSPYATSVPDDVAVRVGEVIRLQCLAHGTPPLTYIWSKVDGALPSRAQVSDGDLQINLATAEDAGSYKCVASNRVGHSEVVAKVAVRSPLAVRVAPQVEVKAQGSAVEFTCSAAGGVETTIEWLKEGGGLPPNHHIKDGVLRIENIEQSNEGVYICRASSIYGQAQDAARLTVQALPKVMINVRTSVQTVMIGNSVEFECHAVGDPEPTVKWSKVGGPLPTHIVVMGGMLKIERVTEADAGQYRCTATNDVGSVQSQVVLNVQSLPQISALPETKEVTVGSDAVLPCVATGYPVPEIKWSKLEGELPPKCFQDVNVLTVPRVTHSDSGTYVCTASNKQGKVEAFTKLDVHERVMPYFAQEPLSYLTLPTIKNAYKAFNIKINFRPDNVDGMILYNGQKRSTGADFISLGLVGGRLEFRFDVGSGMATIRDPNPVKLGEFHTVEIYRNLTLGYIVVDGGEPVNGSSQGKFKGLDLNEELHVGGYPNYTALDKTTGIKTGFVGCIRQLVIQGEEVIFKDMDRSSTGVTNCPTCKNRPCQNGGRCQDSDTSLYTCSCLRGFTGSNCQHHSSLHCHSEACGADATCINRQSGLGYDCRCHLGKFGNKCMDGELVTTPLFNGEESYISYPPLTNVHDDLRVELEFKPIERDGLMFFCGGKKMKVEDFVAISMVDGHVEFKYELGTGQAILRSPQPVPLGQWHRVVAERNMRDGHLRVDHGPVEKKISPGKAQGLNIHTPMFLGGVPNMEILPKPANISQMFEGCVGEVFINNKKLDLSYSFTESRAIRKCVDTSPCDRRPCLNGGHCMPNAEYEYQCLCRDGFEGERCEIMKDVCQRDYECQNGGSCVNGHCVCRSEFTGLNCEESRISSFPEAAWNSEASEANDSPYQYAAHFHNGGYIALPKSIMRRRSPDTPETIELEINTLSSEGLILWQGVETNGTLNLRKMHASKKEHGEHGRGKDFITLGIRNGHLIFSYQLGSGEAEIMSRQSINNGEWHKVKAVRAGKDGYIQIDGDAALHGQSKGKSIMVNTKGPLYLGGAPNMAAMTAGKFSSGMTGCVRNLSLINGRPEDEQARTIDLQTHAAHSVNVRPCTS, encoded by the exons AGTACTCGTTGGACTCTTCCTATGTGGTGAACATAAAGAGCGCAGTCGAGCCAGCCTTAA TTTATTACAGAGCTCTTGTCAACTTCACCGACTCCATCGTCTACAACCCAGAGCTGGAGGACATCTTCTCACCAGCCTTTAATGAGATCTCAGAAGCCGTGGTGGACACC TTGGAGTCAGAGTACAACAGGATTCCAGGTGTCCAGACAGTCAGCGTGGTCCTCATTAA GAAGATCATCAGAGAGTACGGCACTGATGTATTTGTGGAACTGGACGTGGGCTCGGACTACAACAGCAACAGCGAACAGATCCGGAGTGTGCTATACAGCGTCGTGCAGAATGGTGCAATCGCCTCCTATGTCACATCGGTGGAAGGCTTTCAGTTCAGACAGCTTGGAGAAG TTCGCCCTCTGCCCTCAGTGGAACCTTTAGCGGTGCCAG TAATCCCTGGCATCAGGCCGTGCATGCCGGATGAGCACAGGTGCGGTGACGGGACTTGCATCCTGATGGAATACCTGTGTGACAATCGACCAGATTGTCGTGATTTGAGCGATGAGAACGATTGCG ATGGAAGACGACCTTTTGCAACCACCCCTGCCACCACAACCGCCGCTGTTAAACCTCCGCAGCCACCCGTCATTCCGGGATTCTGTCGAGCGGATCAAGCAAAATGCCAGAGCGGAGAATGTATCCCTCGAGACTACATCTGCGACGGGGAAAAAGACTGCTTGGACGGAAGTGACGAATTCCAATGCG GAACTCCGTCGCCATGTGAACCCAATGAGTTTAAGTGTAGAAACGGCCGTTGCGCCCTCAAGCTCTGGCGTTGTGATGGAGACAATGACTGTGAAGATAACTCAGATGAGCTGGACTGCC CCACCAAGGGTCCAGATGACTGGTGTGCTCCTGAGCAGTTTGAATGCCTAAGCGACCGCACTTGCATCCCAGCTAGTTACCAGTGTGACGAAGAGCCAGACTGTCCCGACGGCTCAGATGAATACGCCTGCA CTCCTCCATCTGTGACAAGTCTACCAGAATCCATCCAAGTTGACCGGGGGGCCACTGTGACATTTACCTGTCGGGCTGTTGGCGTGCCAACACCCATCATCACCTGGAGGTTGAATTGGGGACACATTCCGACAAGTGGCAG AATCTCAATGACCAGTGAGAACGGTTATGGCACGCTTACCATCCGTGACGTGAAGGAAGCCGATCAGGGGGCCTACACTTGCGAGGCCATCAACGCCAAAGGTCTTGTGTTTGGTATTCCAGATGGAGTGCTAACTCTTACATCAAATCCTAACCCAG GCAACTGCCCAGACCATCACTTTAGCGTGGAGGGCCGCTGCGTTCCTTGCTTCTGTGCTGGACTCACCAAGAATTGCAAGAGCACCGGACGCTACCGGAATCAGATCAGTCTGCGTTTCACCGATGAGGAGGACTTTAAAG GTGTGAATGTCACCTACCCATCCAGGCCAGGCATTCCCCCTCTTTCTTCCACTCAGCTCCTCATCAACCCTGAGATGGAAGAGTTCCAGCTTGTCGATTTGTCACGTCGCTTTCTCAACCTGGACTCTTTTTGGACCTTGCCCCGGCAGTTTCTTGGCAACAAG ATCGATTCCTATGGAGGGTCCCTGAAGTACAAAGTCCGCTTCATTGTGGCCCGTGGTCTGTCTGAACTCGTGGAGAAGCCGGATGTAATACTGGTTGGAAATGGGCGCAGGCTTATCTACCGCCGAGGGAGTTCCACCCCTGCCGGTGTGGTCAACCAACGTGAAGTTAAATTCACTGAA GATAACTGGCAACACTCCAACGGACGACAAGTAAGCCGGGAGGAGCTAATGATGACGCTGGCTAACTTGGACAGCATCAGCATCCGCACCATCTATAACAACCACATGGTCAGCGTGGCACTCAGTGATATCGTCATGGATACCACCACTGTGGAGTTTAGCACTCGAGGTCATGCGAAGGATGTAGAAGAGTGCAG ATGTCCCCCTGGATATACGGGCCTGTCctgtgaaatgtgttcctctggTTTTGAGCGCGTCCCTGGTGGCCCCTATCTGGGCACCTGCGCCGGGTGTAACTGTAATGGACATGCCAGTGCCTGCGATCCAATCAGCGGACATTGTCTG AGCTGTCAGCACAACACAGAAGGTCCACAATGTGACAAGTGTCGCGTTGGTTACTTTGGTGACCCGAGACGAGGCCGATCCGATGACTGCAAGCCTTGCCCTTGTCCATACTATGAAACCTCTCGCCG GTTCTCTGACACCTGCTTCCTTGATTTTGACCAACAGCCAACATGTGATGCCTGCAAGCCCGGCTACACGGGACGACGTTGTGAAAA ATGTGCTCCTGGTTACCAGGGCAATCCCCTTCTACCAAACGGAAAATGTGTTCTTCAAC AAACCAAGTGTGATAACAGAGGAAGCATCAGCTCAACCAGCAGGCCATGCAGCTGCAAG AACTATGTGGCAGGCGCTCAGTGTGATGAGTGCAAGCCAGGCTTCTTCCACTTATCAGAAAACAACCCTGAGGGTTGTCTGCGTTGTTTCTGCATGGGCGTCACCAAACAGTGTGCTAGCTCTACTTGGAGTCGAGATCAG GTACGAGGAGGAGTGAACGGCCAGCTTTTCACACTCACCAACATCGGCAACTCCAGAACTATCAGCGAGGGTATCATTCAGAGTGGCTCCTCAGAAGTTGTCTACCGCTCCTTTTCCAGCATTCCCAGCAGCATCTACTACTGGGTCTTGCCTGAGAATTTCAGAGGAGATAAG GTGACAGCCTATGGCGGAGAGCTACGCTACACCGTGCGTTATGACCCTCCGCAACGCTCCCTGGTGATTGTTGGTCAGCCAGATGTGGTTCTCCAGGGCAATGGCATCTCTCTGGAACATTACTCTCAATCCAAGCCTCTGCCACGTGTGCCACAAACAGTCACTGTGACATTCAGAGAG TCTGCATGGCGCCGCGCTGACGGGCAACCGTGCACACGGGAGCATCTCCTTATGGCTCTGGCTGATGTTAGCGCCTTGCATATAAGGGCCACCTATGCAGACAACATGGCAGAGAGCAG tatcTCAGACATTAAAATGGATGTTGCGGTTCCACACTCAACTGGAAATGAACGTGCCCTTGAGGTGGAAGAGTGTGCATGCCCTCAAGGATACAAAGGACCATCTTGCCAG GAGTGTGATGAAGGTTATACCCGGACCGGCTCTGGTCTTTACCTGGGCACTTGTGAGAGATGTGACTGCAATGGGTATGCCGGCGGCTGTGACCCGGAGACCGGCAGGTGTCTT CAATGTCAACATAACACTGATGGGCCAAGGTGTGAACGCTGTAAGACTGGTTACTATGGAAACCCAGCAGCTGGAGCTGTCCAGGCCTGCCAGCCTTGCCCATGTCCTGGAACAACATCCAACTACCA ATTCTCCTCAACCTGCTATTTGGATTCTGATGGTCAGCCTACATGTGGTTGTCTTCCTGGATACACTGGCAGACGTTGCGAAAG ATGTGTACAAGGATACACAGGCAATCCATTGCTTGGAGAGAAGTGTGTTTCCGGCAACAATGAAGTCAATG GTAACTGCTACAACTGCGATCCAAGAGGAAGTGAAGGCTGCACTGGTGGCTATTGTCGCTGcaag ATGAATGTTGAAGATGCATCTTGCTCCAGGTGCAAGTCTGGAACTTTCCATCTTAGCCAACAAAACAAAGATGGCTGCCTGTCATGTTTCTGTATGGGTGTCACTCAACAGTGCACCAGTTCCAACTACTACAGAGACTTG GTATCAACAACATTTTCTCCAGGGAACTTTCAGGGTTTCGCGTTGGTGAACCGTCAACGCACAGACCGCATCACCACTGGGTTTACAGTTGAGATTTCCACTGAGGGGACACAGCTGTCTTACAGCAACTTTGACTACCTTGGACAGGAGCCCCACTACTGGCAGCTTCCTGGGATCTTCCAGGGAGACAAG AAAGATTCGTCTTTTACTCGTTTAAAACGAGCAGAACAG GGTGACCTCAGACAGCTGGACGATGAGGTCTGGGCACTCCTCTCAAACTTTTCCCTTCAACAATTTCCACTCTCCTCGCGTGTTCCGACatcatcttcttcctctttgCGTAACCTGAGTTTACCTCCTCGTCCGTCTGGCATCTCCTCTTCAGTTAGACGAGCCAGACCCCGATCGTACTCTCCAGGCCAATTGCCTCATCTGCAG ACCGAGAATACAGTGAGCAGGACGGCCCCTCGTGCTTCTGGAGCAGGCAGCAAG TACTCTCTGGTCTACAAAGGTTTCAGCTTGCACCAGGACAATGTGCTCTACTGGCAGCTCCCCACACGGTTCACAGGGGATAAG GTGGGCTCATATGGTGGCAAACTGAAATACACAATCTCCCACGTAGCCGGTCCAAGGGGAACTCTACTTGAAGATGTCGATGTACAGATTATT GGGAATGACATTACTCTGGTAGCCCGACAACAGTGGCAGAGAAGGCAGCATGGCAGCAGAGAGACTCAACAATTTGAGGTTGTCTTCACCGAG GAGCACTGGCGTCGCCCTGATGGCATGCCTGCCACACGAGAGCACTTGTTGATGCTTCTGGCTGACCTGGATGACATCTTGATCCGGGCGTCCTACTACACCGAGATGCGCTCGTCCAGTATCTCCGACGTCAGCATGGACGTGGCTGTGCCTAACTACAGCGGCCTGGCACAGGCCCTGGAGGTGGAGCAGTGCCGCTGCCCACCTGGATACCAGGGTCTTTCCTGCCAG GATTGTGCGCCCGGATACACTCGCACCGATGGAGGCTTATACCTGGGTCACTGTGAGCTGTGCGAGTGCAACGGCCACTCAGACTCCTGCCACCCCGAGACTGGCATCTGCACA AACTGCCAGCACCACACTCAGGGTGAGCTCTGTGAACAGTGCGCATCCGGCTTCTTCGGTGACCCCACTGTTGGCACACCGGAGGACTGCCAGCCCTGTGCCTGCCCTCACACTGACCCGGACAACCA gttctCTCCTACCTGCGAGAGCCTAGGAAACGGAGGCTACCAGTGTACTGCCTGTCAGCCTGGCTACACAGGCCAGTACTGTGAgcg TTGTGCTCCTGGTTATGTCGGCAACCCACAGGAGAGACAGAAGTGTCGTCCACGTGATG ATGCAGCCTCATTGGTGGTGAAGGTGTATCCAGACAGGATTCGGACGTCCCAGGGTGGCTCAGTCACACTGCGGTGTCAGGTGTCTGTTTCTTCTCCACACTACTTCTACTGGTCCAGAGAGGACGGGCAGCCTATCTCAAGCAGGGCTGACCGACTCAGACAAG GAGCAGAGTTGTACTTCTCCAACGTCCAGCCAAGTGATGCCGGTGTATACATCTGTACCTGCCGCGACCAACGCATCACAAACAGGAGCCGTGCGGAAATTATTGTCACAG GTGTTCCAACCAAAGCCATTGAAGTGACAGTTGAGGAACCCAAAGCTCAAACAATCAGGGTGGGAGCGACCGTAAACTTCATCTGTACTGCAAAGAGCAAG TCGCCGGCCTACACGCTGGTCTGGACCCGGCTGGGTAACGGGAAACTTCCCAACCGGGCAATGGACTTCAATGGCATCCTGACCATCCAGAACATCCAGCCAGAGGACGCCGGCGTGTACGTGTGCACCGGCTCCAACATGTACGCTATGGACGAGGGCAATGCCGTCCTCTATGTGCCAG AGGCCTCACAGACACAGATGTTTTACACAGCCTATGAAATGTTTGAAGGACACAGAAAGC CTGCAGAGGCGACCCAGCCTGTGGCTACCATCAGCCCTTCCACACTGACCGTCCAGCAAGGTCAGAGAGCCGAGTTCCGCTGTACAGTAACTGGCAACCCAAATCCTGCCCTCGAATGGATCG ggggtcctgggaagagaatgagTCCCAGAGCAGTAATTAGAGGAAACTTGTTGACTTTCGCAGCAGTGGAGCTGGCAGATGAAGGGGAGTACTCCTGCAAAGCTCTGAACACCCACGGCGAGCACACAGCACGGGTTTCCCTCTTTGTCAGAA GATCAAACCCGAATGGTCTTGGTACAGTGCCGCAAGTCCAAGTCAGCCCCCAAAATATTGACGCTCATGAAGGGGATACGTTGAGGTTGTACTGTCGTGCCTCAGGATCACCAACCGCAAAACTTACCTGGCTTAAAAATGGAGGACAAATCCCACCCCAG GCCGTTCCCTCTCACGGTTTCCAACAGTTTAAAAGCAACAGTGTCGATGTGTTACACAGACGTGTTGAGGAGCTTCAG GCCAGCACGGACCGCACGGATATCGGTACGCTGCTTATTCCAAATGTAAAAGTATCGGATTCGGGCACGTACATGTGTGTGGGCAGCAACAGCGTCGGCTCGAACAGTGCACCCATTAAAGTTTCGGTGCTCAAAG TGGATCAAAGTTCCTCGATTGTTAGAATCCAACCGTCAGAAGCGGACGTCCATGAAGGTCACAACGTGTACCTCAATTGTATCGTCTCTGGAAATCCTCCTCCCCGAGTAACTTGGATGAGAGCGGGTGGGAGCCTATCGTCCAATCACCAG GTTGTTGGCAGTCAGCTTCGTATCCTGTCAGCGACCTCAGAGGACTCGGGAGAGTACATCTGTCAAGTGCAGAGCACTCCGGGATCTCAAATCCACCGGGCCACTGTCTCCGTGTCGGTCACGTCATCATCCTCAC GTCTTCAAAGTCCAATCATTGCCATTGAGCCTCACACGGCGGCAGTGCGCGTTGGTGAATCGGCTAGCTTCAGGTGCAAAGTGTACAGCGGGGCCCAACCTGTTAGACTGGAGTGGAAACTGTCTGCCAACCAACCACTGCCAG ACAATGTCAGAGTTAGTCCTGATGGTTCTGTGATTACCATAGCAAATGCAAAACCCATGAATCATGGTGCTTACCGCTGCGTGGCCAGCAACCCGTTTGGCATCACCCACACTATCGTGTCCTTGATCGTAAAAG AGCCCCCCGTGGCCATTGTCACCCCTGTTGGGCCAGTGCACATCAGGGTGGGTGAACCCATCAACCTGGATTGCCAGGCTTCAGGAGAACCCCGCCCTTCTGTCACATGGCACAGGTTGGACAACAACCGTAAGATCAAGCTGAGCAGTCCCGCTCCTGCAGAGTCCAATGCAGTCATGCAG ATACTTGTGGCCCGTCCAGAAGACAGTGGCACGTACGTGTGCATAGCACGCAACAACGACGATAGCACCGAGACTAGGGTGGAAGTCATTGTTCAGGGAGGCACTCAATTGCCCTCAGTGCCCCGAGTCATCGTTCCCGAGCCACTCATGATTGTGGTGGAAGGTCAAACAGCAACCCTACGCTGTGAAGCCCATG GTTTCCCTGCCCCAACTATCACATGGTCCAAATTACGGTCATCTCTACCTTGGAGACATAAAGTGGTGGACAACAGTCTCGTGCTGTCCAACGTGGGGCGCCAAGATTCTGGGGAATACATCTGCAGTGCTGTAAACAACATGGGCACGACTGAAGTAACCGTTACATTGGAAGTCGAAA CCTCTCCGTATGCTACTTCTGTGCCTGATGATGTGGCAGTGCGTGTTGGGGAGGTGATCAGGTTGCAGTGCCTAGCTCACGGAACTCCGCCACTGACCTACATTTGGTCTAAGGTGGATGGTGCCTTACCCTCCAGGGCTCAGGTCAGCGACGGCGATCTCCAAATCAATCTGGCCACAGCAGAAGATGCTGGGAGCTACAAGTGTGTAGCCAGCAACAGAGTTGGCCACAGTGAAGTTGTGGCTAAAGTTGCAGTCAGAT CGCCATTGGCAGTGCGTGTGGCACCACAAGTGGAGGTGAAGGCTCAGGGCAGCGCTGTGGAGTTCACATGTTCAGCAGCTGGTGGGGTGGAAACTACAATTGAGTGGCTGAAAGAAGGAGGTGGCCTTCCCCCAAACCACCACATCAAGGACGGCGTGCTCAG GATTGAAAACATTGAGCAGAGCAACGAAGGTGTTTACATCTGCAGAGCAAGCAGCATATATGGtcaggctcaggacgcagccaggCTGACCGTCCAAG caCTACCCAAGGTGATGATCAATGTACGCACCTCAGTGCAGACTGTCATGATTGGGAACTCGGTGGAGTTTGAATGCCACGCCGTCGGTGACCCCGAGCCCACCGTCAAGTGGAGTAAAGTGGGCGGGCCTCTGCCAACCCACATCGTGGTGATGGGTGGCATGCTGAAGATTGAGCGGGTGACCGAGGCGGACGCGGGACAGTATCGCTGCACAGCCACTAATGAtgtcggctcggtgcagtcccaGGTGGTCCTCAATGTCCAGT CACTTCCTCAAATTTCTGCACTCCCTGAAACGAAGGAGGTGACCGTTGGGTCAGATGCAGTTCTGCCATGCGTGGCAACGGGATATCCTGTACCTGAAATCAAATGGTCCAAG CTTGAGGGTGAGCTACCCCCAAAGTGCTTCCAGGACGTAAACGTGCTGACAGTTCCTCGGGTCACACATAGCGATTCCGGGACGTACGTGTGCACAGCATCAAACAAACAAGGCAAAGTAGAAGCTTTCACCAAACTGGATGTTCATG AAAGAGTGATGCCGTACTTTGCCCAGGAGCCACTGTCCTATCTCACCCTGCCCACCATCAAAAACGCCTACAAGGCTTTCAACATCAAAATCAACTTTAGGCCCGATAATGTTGATG GTATGATCCTTTATAACGGTCAGAAAAGGAGTACAGGAGCCGACTTCATTTCTCTCGGCCTCGTCGGTGGCCGTTTAGAGTTCAG GTTTGACGTGGGTTCGGGCATGGCCACCATCCGCGACCCCAACCCGGTCAAACTGGGAGAATTTCACACAGTCGAGATATATCGCAACCTTACCCTGGGCTACATCGTGGTGGATGGAGGCGAGCCGGTCAATGGCAGCTCGCAG GGGAAGTTCAAAGGCTTGGATTTGAATGAGGAGTTGCACGTGGGCGGTTACCCCAACTACACTGCTCTGGACAAAACTACTGGCATCAAGACTGGTTTTGTTG GTTGCATTCGCCAGCTGGTCATTCAAGGTGAGGAGGTCATCTTCAAGGATATGGACCGCAGTTCCACCGGAGTTACCAACTGTCCCACCTGCAAAAATCGCCCGTGCCAG AATGGAGGCAGGTGCCAGGACTCGGACACCAGCTTGTATACGTGCAGCTGTCTTCGGGGATTCACTGGCAGCAACTGCCAGCATCACTCGTCCCTTCACTGCCACTCAG AGGCCTGTGGAGCAGACGCCACTTGCATTAATCGCCAAAGCGGTCTGGGCTATGATTGTCGCTGCCACCTGGGCAAATTTGGAAACAAATGCATGGATG GCGAATTGGTAACCACTCCGCTGTTCAACGGGGAAGAGTCGTACATCTCCTATCCTCCGCTGACCAACGTCCACGATGACCTGCGAGTTGAACTGGAATTCAAACCCATTGAGCGAGATGGTCTGATGTTCTTCTGCGGAGGGAAGAAGATGAAAGTGGAGGACTTTGTGGCCATCTCTATGGTGGACGGACATGTCGAGTTCAAATATGAACTGGGCACAG GCCAGGCCATCCTTCGCAGTCCACAACCAGTCCCTTTGGGCCAATGGCACAGAGTTGTGGCCGAGCGGAACATGCGAGACGGTCACCTCAGAGTCGACCATGGCCCAGTAGAAAAGAAGATTTCTCCTGGGAAAGCCCAGGGCCTCAATATCCACACTCCAATGTTCCTGGGAGGCGTCCCCAACATGGAAATCCTGCCAAAGCCTGCAAATATCAGCCAAATGTTTGAGGGCTGCGTTGGAGAG GTCTTCATCAACAACAAGAAGCTGGATCTGTCCTACAGCTTTACCGAGAGTCGAGCGATCCGCAAGTGCGTGGATACGAGCCCATGTGATCGGCGGCCTTGTTTGAATGGAGGCCACTGTATGCCCAATGCGGAGTATGAGTACCAGTGCCTCTGTAGGGATGGATTTGAAG GTGAGCGTTGCGAGATCATGAAAGACGTGTGCCAGCGGGACTACGAGTGCCAAAATGGCGGCAGCTGTGTTAACGGACACTGCGTGTGCCGCTCAGAATTCACAGGCCTCAACTGTGAAGAAA GCCGCATCTCCAGCTTCCCCGAGGCCGCGTGGAATTCAGAAGCTAGCGAGGCTAATG ATTCTCCCTATCAGTATGCAGCTCATTTTCACAATGGCGGATACATTGCCCTTCCTAAGTCCATTATGCGAAGACG CTCACCTGACACGCCGGAGACAATCGAATTGGAGATCAATACACTCTCCTCCGAGGGTCTGATCCTGTGGCAGGGAGTC GAAACCAATGGCACACTCAATTTGCGAAAGATGCATGCTAGTAAAAAG GAACATGGGGAACACGGCAGAGGCAAGGACTTTATCACTCTTGGGATTCGCAACGGACACCTT